The Novipirellula artificiosorum genome contains a region encoding:
- a CDS encoding serine/threonine-protein kinase, producing the protein MQTKSKPAIRVGSRLGKYRIEKRLGVGGFATVYSAFDTLLGIKVALKVPSPELVSEQLLEEFRREAKLTIQLDHPNILAIRDATFVDDHFVIISPLAERTLHDRLQKRMGFELAFDILAQLLDGVAYAHDQGVIHCDIKPENVLMFDDNQIRLADFGIAKASQRTINGSGTGTIGYMAPEQAMGKPSARSDVFSIGLLAYRLFSGKWPEYPFEWPLAGAIQLRRRAHSDLIAVIRKSLNINPRGRYRNAGQMYAAVEQTRLKATRYARRHRTTG; encoded by the coding sequence ATGCAGACCAAATCCAAGCCAGCAATACGGGTCGGTTCGCGGCTTGGTAAGTATCGAATCGAAAAACGACTGGGGGTCGGGGGTTTCGCAACCGTTTACTCCGCGTTTGATACGTTGCTGGGGATCAAGGTGGCCTTGAAGGTACCTTCGCCCGAATTGGTTTCCGAACAATTGCTTGAGGAGTTTCGCCGAGAGGCGAAGTTGACGATCCAGCTAGACCATCCCAACATCCTGGCGATCCGTGACGCGACGTTCGTCGATGATCATTTCGTGATCATCTCACCGTTGGCCGAACGGACGTTGCACGATCGGCTGCAGAAACGGATGGGCTTTGAGTTGGCGTTCGACATCCTGGCCCAATTACTCGACGGCGTGGCCTACGCCCACGACCAAGGCGTGATCCACTGTGACATCAAGCCCGAGAACGTTTTGATGTTTGATGACAACCAGATCCGATTGGCGGATTTCGGGATCGCCAAGGCGAGTCAAAGGACGATCAATGGGTCGGGCACCGGAACGATCGGCTACATGGCCCCGGAACAGGCAATGGGCAAGCCATCGGCTCGAAGCGACGTTTTTTCGATCGGTTTGCTCGCTTACCGGCTGTTTTCTGGGAAATGGCCCGAATATCCGTTTGAATGGCCCTTAGCCGGTGCAATCCAACTGCGCCGCCGGGCGCATAGCGACCTAATCGCTGTGATCCGAAAATCCCTCAACATCAACCCTCGAGGACGCTACCGCAATGCCGGACAAATGTATGCGGCCGTCGAACAAACTCGGCTGAAAGCGACCCGGTATGCTCGCCGACACCGGACAACAGGCTAG
- a CDS encoding PP2C family protein-serine/threonine phosphatase yields MLTTISGTATPAAGQDFFVESDMHEPKSLSLTSGQVVAFARRCPGKVEPNDDSAVVLQTASGALVMAVADGVGGCPLGYKASAIAVHSIAEFVLAADPECDLRPAILDGIERANRDILDLGVGAATTLSVVEIADSKARAYTVGDSMAMIIGQRGTLKWKSTSHSPVGYAVESGMLDEEAAMTHDERHVVSNLVGSNTMHIGVGPTRPLAARDRVILASDGLFDNLHVGEVIGLIKNGKPMDRMKTLAQLTDERMAGQYAELPGKPDDLTVLLYSR; encoded by the coding sequence ATGTTGACCACGATTTCCGGAACCGCGACCCCCGCAGCTGGACAGGACTTTTTCGTCGAAAGCGATATGCATGAGCCGAAATCGTTGTCGTTAACATCCGGCCAGGTTGTCGCGTTTGCGCGTCGCTGTCCCGGTAAAGTGGAACCGAATGACGATAGTGCGGTCGTCCTCCAAACCGCCTCCGGTGCGTTGGTGATGGCGGTTGCGGACGGCGTGGGTGGATGTCCCTTGGGCTACAAGGCGTCGGCAATTGCGGTTCACAGTATTGCCGAGTTTGTTTTGGCAGCCGACCCCGAATGCGATTTGCGGCCTGCGATTTTGGATGGCATCGAACGGGCCAATCGAGACATTTTGGATCTCGGTGTGGGGGCAGCGACCACTTTGTCCGTTGTCGAAATTGCGGATTCCAAAGCTCGGGCTTACACCGTGGGCGACTCGATGGCAATGATCATCGGCCAGCGGGGGACGTTGAAATGGAAATCGACTTCGCATTCGCCCGTTGGCTATGCGGTGGAATCAGGGATGCTCGACGAAGAAGCGGCGATGACGCATGACGAACGCCATGTCGTGTCCAACTTAGTCGGATCCAATACGATGCACATTGGAGTGGGCCCGACGCGTCCGTTGGCGGCCCGCGATCGCGTGATCTTGGCCAGCGATGGGCTGTTCGACAACTTGCACGTCGGCGAAGTGATCGGTTTGATCAAGAATGGCAAGCCGATGGATCGGATGAAGACGCTCGCGCAGTTGACCGACGAACGGATGGCAGGTCAGTACGCGGAACTACCAGGCAAGCCCGACGATTTGACGGTGCTGCTCTATAGCAGGTGA
- a CDS encoding Xaa-Pro dipeptidyl-peptidase: MFHLRFDSLLVVTLLVLAHAFTGATGSRAAEPAVPVFKDGEAQVVKAFEDADYWIRHDLWVETEFDSDGDGKRDRMHVSVTRPRQTESEGLKLPVVYVSSPYFAGTGSKGLQYFWNPRHELGATPPEREHFPAIERTGLRPIISKSHEKDWVPRGYIVVHSSSPGTGLSQGCPTVGGDNESLAPKAVIDWLCGRAHGFTTPDGDQEVVADWCTGKVGMTGTSYNGTIPLAAATTGVEGLEAIIPVAPNTSYYHYYRSNGLIRHPFGFLGEDIDYLYDYIHSGNPDRCDYCDDTVRDKEMAEGFDREHGDYNDFWAGRDYLNDLEPLTAAVLMAHAFNDWNVVPEHSVRIYQALKAKGVPTQVFFHQGGHGGPPPMKMMNRWFTRYLHGIENDVEKDPKAWIVREDAEQTKPTPYDDYPNPAAEPVQFYLTAGAPEQGRLTTAATANQGTESLVDNFSFSGASLAQAEWTDHRLIYVTPPLTKPVHLSGTPSISIKLASNKAAANLSVWLVSLPWTDTKKTKITDNVITRGWADPQNYRSLTESEPLVPGQFYEMAFDLQPDDQVLPAGQQIGLMIFSSDRDFTLRPTPGTELTVDLDATSLSLPIVGGQQAFASALLKEE, translated from the coding sequence ATGTTTCACCTCCGATTCGATTCTTTGCTGGTAGTAACCCTCCTCGTTTTAGCGCACGCTTTTACGGGTGCCACAGGTTCACGCGCCGCGGAGCCTGCCGTGCCGGTGTTTAAAGATGGAGAAGCTCAGGTTGTCAAAGCATTTGAAGACGCCGATTATTGGATTCGCCATGATTTGTGGGTGGAAACGGAGTTCGATTCCGATGGGGATGGCAAGCGGGATCGCATGCATGTCAGCGTGACCCGTCCTCGTCAAACCGAGAGTGAAGGGCTGAAGCTACCGGTGGTTTATGTTTCGAGCCCCTACTTTGCCGGGACGGGTTCGAAGGGGCTGCAGTATTTCTGGAATCCGAGGCACGAACTTGGGGCGACGCCACCAGAACGTGAGCACTTTCCGGCGATCGAACGAACCGGTCTGCGACCGATCATCTCGAAGTCACACGAGAAGGACTGGGTGCCACGCGGATACATCGTTGTGCACTCCTCCTCCCCCGGGACAGGGCTCTCGCAAGGCTGTCCGACCGTGGGTGGGGACAACGAATCGCTTGCCCCCAAAGCGGTCATCGATTGGCTCTGTGGTCGAGCCCACGGGTTCACGACGCCCGATGGAGATCAGGAAGTCGTCGCTGATTGGTGCACCGGAAAGGTCGGCATGACGGGGACCTCCTACAATGGAACGATCCCCTTGGCTGCAGCAACGACTGGAGTCGAAGGTTTGGAAGCAATCATTCCAGTCGCTCCCAATACATCGTACTATCACTACTATCGGTCGAACGGTTTGATCCGACATCCGTTTGGCTTCCTGGGCGAAGACATCGATTACCTTTACGACTATATCCATAGCGGCAATCCAGATCGCTGTGACTACTGCGATGACACCGTTCGCGACAAGGAGATGGCCGAGGGGTTCGATCGAGAGCATGGGGATTACAACGACTTTTGGGCGGGGCGTGATTATCTCAACGATTTGGAGCCCCTGACCGCAGCGGTCTTGATGGCTCACGCGTTCAACGACTGGAATGTCGTTCCCGAGCACAGCGTCCGCATCTATCAAGCTCTCAAGGCCAAGGGCGTTCCCACACAAGTCTTCTTTCACCAGGGCGGACACGGGGGACCGCCACCGATGAAGATGATGAATCGTTGGTTTACGCGCTATTTGCACGGCATCGAGAACGACGTCGAGAAGGATCCGAAAGCTTGGATTGTTCGCGAGGATGCGGAACAGACCAAGCCCACGCCCTACGACGACTACCCAAATCCCGCTGCGGAACCGGTACAGTTTTACCTGACTGCGGGCGCTCCCGAGCAAGGGCGTCTGACGACCGCCGCGACGGCCAACCAGGGAACCGAATCGCTGGTCGATAACTTTTCGTTCAGTGGCGCGTCACTGGCTCAGGCGGAATGGACCGACCATCGATTGATCTACGTGACGCCACCGTTGACCAAGCCGGTTCACCTGTCAGGGACGCCTTCGATCTCGATCAAGCTCGCCAGCAACAAGGCGGCCGCTAACTTGTCGGTTTGGCTCGTCTCGTTGCCGTGGACCGACACCAAGAAAACGAAGATCACCGACAATGTGATCACGCGAGGTTGGGCTGACCCGCAGAACTATCGTTCACTCACGGAAAGTGAACCACTTGTGCCTGGACAGTTCTATGAGATGGCCTTTGACCTTCAACCCGACGATCAAGTCCTCCCCGCAGGACAACAAATTGGCCTCATGATTTTTTCGAGTGATCGAGACTTCACGCTACGGCCAACACCGGGAACGGAACTTACCGTCGACCTCGACGCAACCTCCCTCTCGCTGCCAATCGTGGGTGGCCAGCAGGCGTTCGCATCCGCGCTGTTAAAAGAAGAGTAG
- a CDS encoding RNA polymerase sigma factor, whose amino-acid sequence MGEEPELIDRALHGDRAAFTRLVEINQDRLYASMVQVTGSPDEAEEVVQEAFIRAFIKLDTFHQNSQFFTWLYRIAFNSALTRRRRKRARVSLDQFREQSGIEISDESADAVDEPMLQQERIAMVRSAMGKLTDEHRSILVLREMEERSYETISEILDISIGTVRSRISRARAQLKLALEAIQRSEESPS is encoded by the coding sequence GTGGGCGAAGAGCCTGAACTGATTGACCGAGCTCTCCATGGGGATCGGGCGGCGTTTACGCGGTTGGTGGAAATCAACCAAGACCGCTTGTATGCCTCGATGGTCCAGGTCACCGGTTCGCCAGATGAAGCCGAGGAGGTCGTCCAGGAGGCATTTATACGGGCGTTCATCAAGCTGGACACCTTTCATCAAAATAGTCAATTCTTTACTTGGCTCTACCGGATCGCGTTCAACAGTGCACTCACGCGCCGGCGACGGAAGCGGGCTCGGGTTTCGCTCGACCAATTTCGCGAGCAAAGCGGAATAGAAATCTCGGATGAGTCCGCCGATGCAGTGGATGAACCGATGCTGCAACAGGAACGAATCGCGATGGTTCGCTCCGCAATGGGAAAACTGACGGACGAACACCGCTCCATCTTGGTCTTGCGAGAAATGGAAGAACGGTCGTATGAAACGATCTCCGAAATTCTCGATATTTCGATCGGAACGGTTCGCAGCCGGATCAGTCGAGCACGAGCTCAATTGAAGCTCGCTCTCGAAGCGATCCAGCGGTCCGAGGAGTCTCCCTCTTAG